The Peromyscus eremicus chromosome 11, PerEre_H2_v1, whole genome shotgun sequence genome includes a window with the following:
- the LOC131921964 gene encoding zinc finger protein 58-like, whose protein sequence is MEEMLSFRDVAIEFSAEERECLEPAQWNLYRDVMLENYSHLVFLGLSMSKPHLVTFLEQRQESSDVKRQAAANMQPGTTFNDYNDYSKGIDCNSLNIQRQRIHTREKPYQCKECGKGLSSYKTLSIHQRLHTGEKSYTCKECHKAFNTRSSLFIHQKNHTDEKTHKCEECGKLFYYPSFLKQHQRIHSGEKPYKCEECGKAFCYPSFLKHHQKIHSGEKPYKCEECGKSFYTPSVLKQHQKIHSAEKPCKCEECGSFFSSFSYLRQHQTIHSKDNPYKCEECGKRFSHSAILQKHYKIHGERRYKCEECHKTFVFHSDLKRHKVVHTGQEQYKCKECGKYFSAASSLRRHQIIHFEDNPYKCEECGRCFYSYLSLRGHQIIHSEDNPYTCVQCGKRYSCSRDLQEHQTLHTGEKLYKCEECGKAFHFHSSLRRHKVIHIGEKPYKCEECHKAFPYLSSLRRHKRVHIEEKSYKCEECHKAFHYLSSLHIHKKGHSGEKPYKCDKCHKAFLYPLSLRRHKTVHTGENP, encoded by the exons ATGGAG GAAATGCTGTCCTTCAGGGATGTGGCCATTGAGTtctctgcagaagagagggaatgCCTGGAGCCTGCTCAGTGGAATTTGTACAgggatgtgatgttggagaattacaGCCACCTTGTGTTCCTTG GTCTTTCTATGTCTAAGCCACACCTGGTGACCTTTTTGGAGCAAAGACaagaatcttcagatgtgaagaGACAAGCAGCAGCCAACATGCAGCCCG GAACAACATTCAATGATTATAATGATTACAGCAAGGGTATTGACTGCAACTCATTAAATATTCAACGCCAGAGAATTCATACAAGGGAGAAACCCTACCagtgtaaagaatgtggtaaggGCCTTAGTTCTTATAAAACACTTTCCATACACCAGAGacttcatactggagaaaaatccTACACATGTAAAGAATGTCATAAGGCCTTCAATACTCGCTCATCACTTTTTATACACCAGAAAAATCATACTGATGAAAAAACCcacaagtgtgaagaatgtggcaaattattttattatcctTCATTCCTGAAgcaacatcaaagaattcattctggagagaaaccctacaagtgtgaagaatgtggcaaagCTTTTTGTTATCCTTCATTCCTGAAGCATCATCAAAAaattcattctggagagaaaccctacaagtgtgaagaatgtggcaaatCCTTTTACACTCCTTCAGTGCTGAAGCAGCATCAAAAAATTCACTCTGCAGAGAAACCATGCAAGTGTGAAGAGTGTGgcagttttttttcttcattttcataccTTAGACAACATCAAACAATTCACTCCAAAGACAATCCCTACAAGTGTGAGGAGTGTGGCAAAAGGTTTTCCCATTCTGCAATCCTTCAAAAACATTATAAAATTCATGGAGAGAGACGatacaagtgtgaagaatgtcaCAAAACCTTTGTTTTTCACTCAGATCTTAAGAGACACAAGGTGGTTCATACTGGACAGGAACAATACAAGTGTAAAGAGTGTGGCAAATATTTTTCCGCAGCTTCATCCCTTAGACGACATCAAATAATTCACTTTGAAGACAACCCTTACAAGTGTGAAGAGTGTGGCAGATGTTTTTACTCATATTTATCCCTTAGAGGACATCAAATAATCCATTCTGAAGACAATCCTTATACCTGTGTACAATGTGGCAAACGATATTCCTGTTCTAGGGATCTTCAGGAACATCAAACacttcatactggagagaaattgtacaagtgtgaagaatgtggtaaagcctttcatTTTCACTCATCTCTTAGGAGACACAAGGTAAttcatattggagagaaaccctacaagtgtgaagaatgtcaCAAAGCCTTTCCTTATCTCTCATCACTTAGGAGACACAAGAGAGTTCATATTGAAGAGAAAtcctacaagtgtgaagaatgtcaCAAAGCCTTTCATTATCTCTCATCCCTTCATATACACAAGAAGGgtcatagtggagagaaaccctacaagtgtgaTAAATGTCACAAAGCCTTTCTTTATCCCTTATCCCTTAGGAGACACAAGAcagttcatactggagagaatccCTAA